One segment of Streptomyces sp. NA02950 DNA contains the following:
- a CDS encoding recombinase family protein, with product MTAPRKRSTVDMPGEPSGKQEVPMMTADAPPAVPASDTAAGQGPLADWASEPRQRRFGSSSPELPGRRFAFYGRVSTEEHQDPATSRAWQLLRAQALASGHGRIVAEFFDIGHSRTVPWARRPEAAALLAAMADPDRGFDAVIIGSSERAFYGHPFATMAPLFEHYGVEVWVPELGGAVDPQIGGQEELMILLGILSKREIARARIRVRSAMTVQTRDQGRYLGGRPPYGYRLVYTPVYTPTEHWLAAACASNAWTSTRTAGRSCPGSSPSVWPGTAWRASPVL from the coding sequence TTGACGGCTCCTCGCAAGCGGTCCACGGTCGACATGCCGGGCGAGCCCAGCGGCAAGCAGGAGGTGCCGATGATGACAGCCGACGCGCCGCCCGCCGTCCCAGCCTCTGATACCGCGGCCGGCCAAGGTCCGCTCGCGGACTGGGCCTCCGAACCCCGGCAGCGGCGGTTCGGATCCTCGTCCCCCGAACTGCCCGGGCGTCGGTTTGCGTTCTACGGGCGGGTGTCCACCGAGGAACACCAGGATCCCGCTACGTCGCGGGCCTGGCAGCTGCTGCGCGCCCAGGCCCTTGCTTCCGGGCATGGGCGGATCGTGGCCGAGTTCTTCGACATCGGTCATAGCCGGACCGTCCCCTGGGCGCGCCGTCCGGAGGCCGCCGCGTTGCTGGCGGCGATGGCCGACCCGGACCGGGGGTTCGACGCGGTCATCATCGGCTCCAGCGAGCGGGCCTTCTACGGCCATCCGTTCGCGACCATGGCCCCGCTGTTCGAGCACTACGGTGTCGAAGTCTGGGTGCCGGAGCTGGGCGGCGCGGTGGATCCGCAGATCGGCGGGCAGGAGGAGCTGATGATCCTGCTCGGGATCCTGTCCAAACGGGAGATCGCCCGCGCCCGGATCCGGGTGCGCAGCGCGATGACCGTGCAGACCCGCGACCAGGGCCGCTACCTCGGCGGCCGGCCACCGTATGGCTACCGGCTGGTGTACACGCCGGTTTACACCCCAACCGAGCACTGGCTCGCCGCGGCCTGCGCATCCAACGCCTGGACATCGACCCGTACTGCGGGCCGATCGTGTCCTGGATCTTCACCCAGCGTCTGGCCCGGCACAGCATGGCGCGCATCGCCCGTGCTCTGA
- a CDS encoding glycosyltransferase family 4 protein gives MPGDVHDPSAPSGGNVYDLRVCRELPGAGWQVHEHAVDGAWPQPTARARAELARILAELPDGSVVLLDGLVACAVPYLVVPEAPRLRLAVLVHLPLGDETGLAPGRSADLQALEGRTLRAVGAVVTTSDWAARRLVELHGLAPEQIHVAAPGADVGPLADGGEDGTRLLCVASVTPRKGQRGLIEALAGIRDLPWACTFVGGLDRHPGYVTRVRELIGRARLEDRLRLVGPRSGAELEASYAAADLLVLPSHAETYGMAVTEALARGVPVLATEVGGVPEAVGKAPDGSVPGMLIAPEDPEALTAALRRWLGEPATRRRLREAARGRRTALDGWDTTSRSLAGALDRLRRDTGRAA, from the coding sequence ATGCCCGGCGATGTGCACGATCCCTCAGCGCCGAGCGGCGGCAACGTCTACGACCTGCGGGTGTGCCGGGAGCTGCCGGGCGCGGGCTGGCAGGTCCACGAGCACGCGGTGGACGGGGCCTGGCCCCAGCCGACCGCCAGGGCACGGGCCGAACTGGCCCGGATCCTGGCGGAGCTGCCCGACGGCAGTGTGGTCCTCCTCGACGGGCTGGTCGCCTGCGCCGTGCCGTACCTTGTCGTCCCCGAGGCGCCGCGGCTGCGGCTGGCGGTGCTGGTGCATCTGCCGCTGGGCGACGAGACCGGGCTGGCCCCGGGCCGGTCGGCGGATCTCCAGGCACTGGAGGGCCGGACCCTGCGCGCGGTGGGTGCCGTGGTGACGACCAGCGACTGGGCGGCGCGACGGCTGGTGGAGCTGCACGGGCTCGCCCCGGAACAGATCCATGTGGCCGCGCCCGGGGCCGATGTCGGGCCGCTGGCGGACGGCGGCGAGGACGGCACCCGGCTGCTGTGCGTGGCGTCGGTGACCCCGCGCAAGGGACAGCGCGGGCTCATCGAGGCGCTCGCCGGGATCCGCGATCTGCCGTGGGCCTGCACGTTTGTGGGCGGTCTCGACCGGCACCCCGGCTATGTGACCCGGGTGCGGGAGTTGATCGGGCGGGCGCGTCTGGAGGACCGGCTGCGGCTGGTCGGACCGCGCTCGGGCGCGGAACTGGAGGCCAGTTACGCCGCCGCCGATCTGCTGGTGCTGCCCTCGCACGCCGAGACGTACGGCATGGCCGTCACCGAGGCGCTGGCCCGGGGCGTACCGGTGCTCGCCACCGAGGTGGGCGGGGTACCGGAGGCCGTGGGCAAGGCGCCGGACGGCAGTGTGCCGGGCATGCTCATCGCCCCGGAGGACCCGGAGGCGCTCACCGCCGCGCTGCGCCGCTGGCTGGGTGAGCCCGCCACGCGCCGACGGCTGCGGGAGGCCGCGCGCGGACGGCGCACCGCCCTGGACGGGTGGGACACGACATCGCGGAGTCTGGCCGGTGCGCTGGACCGGCTCCGCCGGGACACCGGGAGGGCCGCGTGA
- a CDS encoding chaplin, which produces MRQVAKKSLITVAAASGVLAVTGGYAHASSGADGGAANSPGIVSGNSIQAPVHVPVNLCGNTVTVVGLMNSAGGGSCGEQAGGSGSGSGGSGGSSSTSGSQAQGDTQGSPGIGSGNNVQAPVDVPVNVCGNNIGVAAIGNTSGGGDCGVVEAVPNNPGEPNEPGEPNEPGEPNEPGEPNEPGEPNEPGEPNEPGEPNQPGEPNNPGEPNNPGEPNNPGQPNNPGDNNPGDDSDQPGGQEQTGVHGSDPSSNLGGSHIAGDEQLAHTGAGPVDLAIPAAAGMLLAGTVLYRRARAARR; this is translated from the coding sequence ATGCGACAGGTTGCGAAAAAGAGCCTGATCACCGTAGCGGCGGCGAGCGGCGTACTGGCCGTGACCGGCGGCTACGCCCACGCGAGCTCGGGGGCGGACGGCGGCGCCGCGAACTCGCCGGGGATCGTGTCGGGCAACTCGATCCAGGCGCCGGTACACGTGCCGGTGAACCTGTGCGGGAACACGGTGACCGTCGTCGGGCTGATGAACAGCGCCGGTGGCGGGAGCTGCGGCGAGCAGGCCGGTGGCTCGGGCAGCGGCTCCGGTGGCTCCGGCGGTTCCAGCTCGACCAGCGGTTCCCAGGCCCAGGGCGACACCCAGGGCTCACCCGGAATCGGCTCCGGCAACAATGTCCAGGCCCCGGTCGACGTTCCGGTCAATGTGTGCGGGAACAACATCGGCGTGGCCGCGATCGGGAACACCAGTGGTGGCGGCGACTGCGGTGTGGTCGAGGCGGTCCCGAACAACCCGGGTGAGCCGAACGAGCCCGGTGAGCCCAATGAGCCGGGTGAGCCGAACGAGCCCGGTGAGCCCAATGAGCCCGGTGAGCCGAACGAGCCCGGTGAGCCCAATGAGCCCGGTGAGCCGAACCAGCCGGGTGAGCCCAACAACCCCGGCGAGCCGAACAACCCGGGTGAGCCCAACAACCCCGGTCAGCCGAACAACCCGGGCGACAACAACCCCGGCGATGACTCGGACCAGCCCGGCGGCCAGGAGCAGACCGGAGTCCACGGGTCCGACCCGTCCTCGAACCTCGGTGGCTCCCACATCGCGGGTGACGAGCAGCTGGCCCACACCGGTGCCGGGCCGGTTGACCTGGCCATTCCGGCCGCCGCCGGAATGCTGCTCGCGGGCACGGTGCTCTACCGCCGCGCCCGCGCGGCGCGGCGCTGA
- a CDS encoding antitoxin: MTALTIRDVPDDALATLKARAARAGKSLQAYALDVLVGEAARPTLAEAAVRAEAEAGATLSASDVLTAIDDARAGR; encoded by the coding sequence ATGACTGCCCTGACTATTCGCGATGTCCCTGACGATGCCCTCGCCACTCTGAAGGCCCGCGCCGCGAGGGCGGGCAAGTCGCTTCAGGCCTACGCGCTCGATGTCCTCGTCGGTGAAGCCGCGAGGCCCACGCTCGCCGAGGCCGCCGTTCGCGCGGAAGCCGAGGCAGGGGCAACCCTGAGCGCGTCGGACGTGCTGACCGCGATCGACGACGCGAGGGCGGGCCGTTGA
- a CDS encoding class I SAM-dependent methyltransferase, which produces MTATDTPRYTPDWLELREGADAAARAPELVDSLRAHLAARPAADGPLVVHDLGCGTGAMGRWLAPRLNGAQRWVLHDRDPRLLQRAAEQPPCAADGTPVTVETRRGDLSRLTAGDLAGASLVTASALLDVLTREEVDRLAALCAEAGCPVLLALSVVGRVELTPADPLDDEILDAFNAHQRRGVLLGPDAVTVATASFERQGVVVRTHCSPWHLGPEESALTAEWLRGWVGAAKEQRSDLGARADAYLRRRLAVCETGGLRAVVHHRDLLALPGPVEAAA; this is translated from the coding sequence GTGACGGCGACCGACACACCGCGCTACACCCCCGACTGGCTGGAGTTGCGCGAGGGTGCCGACGCGGCGGCCCGCGCACCGGAGCTGGTGGATTCACTGCGGGCGCATCTGGCGGCGCGGCCGGCTGCGGACGGTCCGCTGGTGGTGCACGACCTGGGCTGTGGCACCGGGGCCATGGGCCGCTGGCTGGCGCCCCGGCTGAACGGTGCACAGCGGTGGGTGCTGCACGACCGGGATCCGCGGCTGCTCCAGCGGGCCGCCGAACAGCCGCCGTGCGCGGCCGACGGCACCCCGGTCACCGTCGAGACGCGGCGCGGTGACCTGTCCCGGCTGACCGCCGGTGATCTGGCCGGTGCCTCGCTGGTGACCGCCTCGGCGCTGCTGGATGTGCTCACCCGTGAGGAGGTGGACCGGCTCGCGGCGCTGTGTGCGGAGGCGGGTTGTCCGGTGCTGCTGGCGCTCTCGGTGGTGGGACGGGTCGAGCTGACCCCGGCCGATCCGCTGGACGACGAGATCCTGGACGCGTTCAACGCCCATCAGCGCCGTGGTGTGCTGCTGGGTCCGGACGCGGTGACGGTGGCCACCGCGTCGTTCGAGCGGCAGGGAGTGGTGGTCCGGACGCATTGCAGTCCGTGGCATCTCGGCCCGGAGGAGTCCGCGCTGACGGCGGAGTGGCTGCGGGGCTGGGTCGGTGCGGCCAAGGAGCAGCGGTCGGACCTCGGGGCGCGCGCCGACGCGTATCTGCGCCGCCGGCTGGCGGTGTGCGAGACGGGCGGGTTGCGGGCGGTGGTGCACCACCGCGATCTGCTGGCACTTCCCGGACCGGTGGAGGCGGCGGCATGA
- a CDS encoding type II toxin-antitoxin system VapC family toxin, which yields MIVVDCSALVFFLSDEGPTGHRVRERVAKEDRLAAPHLIDYEIMSALLGLARGRRGGEPKLSEKQLRKAVATYRDLAIDRHETLILWERVKGLSCNLSAYDAQYVALAESLGLPLITSDARIDKSGVARCEIETFETSG from the coding sequence TTGATCGTCGTCGACTGCTCGGCACTCGTCTTCTTCCTGAGCGACGAGGGCCCCACCGGGCACCGGGTACGCGAACGTGTCGCCAAGGAGGACCGTCTCGCCGCCCCGCACCTGATCGACTACGAGATCATGTCCGCTTTGCTCGGCCTGGCGCGCGGCCGGCGCGGCGGCGAACCCAAGCTGAGCGAAAAGCAGCTCCGCAAGGCCGTGGCGACGTACCGCGATCTGGCGATCGACCGGCATGAGACGTTGATCCTCTGGGAGCGCGTCAAGGGCTTGTCGTGCAACCTCTCCGCCTACGACGCGCAGTACGTCGCCCTGGCCGAGAGCCTGGGTCTGCCGTTGATCACCAGTGACGCCAGGATCGACAAGAGCGGCGTGGCGCGCTGCGAGATCGAGACGTTCGAGACCTCTGGCTGA
- the hemE gene encoding uroporphyrinogen decarboxylase, producing the protein MDIGIREAVVPKPGSGSVQPKKLLLRALAGERTERPPVWLMRQAGRYLPEYHKVREAAGGMVGLCTTPEHAVEVTLQPLRRFPLDAAIVFADLPQVAAALGQTLDYRVGEGPVLTPPVRSSADIAEFLSISRLHEELAPIYETVSQLTRALPAETALIGYAGAPWTLATYMVEGRGGATSEHSVVKQWALSDPDGFQPLMDLLTTAIIQFLGRQIEAGAEAVQLFDSWAGVLPDVLFDRWCVKPAAAIISALKAQYPDVPVIAFPRGAGLSYNGFAEATGADCIGLDSTVPLDWAARTLQRGLGRCVQGNLDPQLLIAGGPALHAETDRILRGLSGGPFVFNLGHGIVKTTPIEHVTAVVEQVRAWSTPTA; encoded by the coding sequence GTGGACATCGGCATCCGGGAAGCAGTCGTTCCGAAGCCGGGGTCCGGCAGTGTCCAGCCCAAGAAGCTGCTCCTGCGCGCACTCGCGGGAGAGCGGACCGAGCGGCCGCCGGTCTGGCTGATGCGGCAGGCCGGACGCTACCTGCCCGAGTACCACAAGGTCCGGGAGGCGGCCGGGGGCATGGTGGGGCTCTGCACCACCCCCGAGCACGCCGTCGAGGTCACCCTGCAGCCGCTGCGCCGCTTCCCGCTCGACGCCGCCATCGTGTTCGCGGACCTTCCGCAGGTCGCCGCCGCACTGGGCCAGACCCTGGACTACCGGGTCGGCGAGGGGCCGGTGTTGACGCCGCCCGTCCGCTCGTCGGCGGACATCGCCGAGTTCCTGAGCATCTCCCGCCTGCACGAGGAACTGGCCCCGATCTACGAGACGGTCAGTCAGCTCACCCGCGCCCTGCCCGCCGAGACGGCCCTGATCGGCTATGCCGGCGCACCGTGGACCCTTGCCACCTACATGGTCGAAGGCCGCGGCGGCGCCACGTCGGAGCACTCCGTCGTCAAGCAGTGGGCGCTGAGCGACCCCGACGGATTCCAGCCCCTGATGGACCTGCTGACGACCGCCATCATCCAGTTCCTCGGCCGTCAGATCGAGGCGGGCGCGGAAGCGGTCCAGTTGTTCGACAGCTGGGCCGGGGTGCTTCCGGACGTCCTCTTCGACCGCTGGTGCGTCAAGCCGGCCGCCGCCATCATCAGCGCGCTGAAGGCGCAGTACCCGGACGTTCCCGTCATCGCGTTCCCCCGGGGCGCCGGGCTCTCCTACAACGGCTTCGCCGAGGCGACCGGTGCGGACTGCATCGGCCTGGACTCCACGGTTCCCCTCGACTGGGCCGCGCGCACCCTCCAGCGCGGGCTGGGCCGTTGCGTGCAGGGCAACCTCGATCCCCAGCTGCTGATCGCCGGCGGCCCCGCGCTCCACGCCGAGACGGATCGCATCCTGCGCGGCCTGAGCGGGGGGCCGTTCGTGTTCAACCTGGGACACGGCATCGTCAAGACCACGCCCATCGAGCACGTCACCGCCGTCGTCGAGCAGGTGCGCGCCTGGAGCACGCCCACGGCGTAG
- a CDS encoding CDP-alcohol phosphatidyltransferase family protein has product MATLNDTYNAKPLRQETAAGAGAQLALLALLGTALGLGPAGWLTGLVFALATWAVLNRAVSRSWLRSFGAANRVTLARATLVGGVTALVADSFQSPPQVTVLVALTAVALILDAVDGKVARRTGTASPLGARFDMEVDAFLILVLSVYVATSLGPWVLLIGGMRYAFVVVSRFLPWLRGSLPPSTARKTVAALQGVALLAAGAAILPRPVALAEVLLALALLSWSFTRDIGWLWHTRQQRAEG; this is encoded by the coding sequence GTGGCAACCCTGAATGACACGTACAACGCCAAACCGCTGCGACAGGAGACCGCGGCGGGGGCGGGAGCACAGCTCGCCCTGCTCGCCCTGCTCGGCACCGCACTCGGCCTCGGCCCCGCGGGATGGCTGACCGGACTGGTCTTCGCCCTCGCCACCTGGGCGGTGCTCAACCGCGCCGTGTCCCGTTCCTGGCTGCGCTCGTTCGGGGCGGCCAACCGCGTCACCCTGGCCCGGGCCACCCTGGTCGGCGGGGTGACCGCGCTGGTCGCCGACTCCTTCCAGAGCCCGCCGCAGGTCACGGTGCTGGTCGCGCTCACCGCGGTGGCCCTGATCCTGGACGCGGTGGACGGCAAGGTGGCGCGCCGCACCGGTACCGCGTCCCCGCTGGGCGCCCGCTTCGACATGGAAGTGGACGCGTTCCTCATTCTGGTGCTCAGCGTCTACGTGGCCACCTCGCTCGGCCCCTGGGTGCTGCTGATCGGCGGTATGCGCTACGCGTTCGTGGTGGTGTCCCGGTTCCTGCCGTGGCTGCGCGGATCACTGCCGCCGAGCACGGCCCGCAAGACGGTGGCCGCACTCCAGGGCGTCGCCCTGCTGGCGGCCGGGGCCGCGATCCTTCCGCGGCCCGTGGCCCTCGCCGAAGTGCTGCTGGCCCTGGCCCTGCTGAGCTGGTCCTTCACCCGCGACATCGGGTGGCTGTGGCACACCCGCCAACAGCGCGCGGAGGGCTGA
- a CDS encoding 6-carboxytetrahydropterin synthase encodes MFSITVRDHIMIAHSFRGEVFGPAQRLHGATFLVDATFRRTELDDDNIVVDIGLATRELGQVTGALSYRNLDDEPDFAGINTSTEFLAKVIADRLAERVHAGALGEGARGLAGLTVTLHESHIAWASYERAL; translated from the coding sequence TTGTTCAGCATCACCGTCCGCGACCACATCATGATCGCTCACAGCTTCCGCGGCGAGGTCTTCGGGCCCGCGCAGCGGCTGCACGGAGCGACGTTCCTCGTGGACGCCACGTTCCGCCGCACCGAGCTGGACGACGACAACATCGTCGTCGACATCGGGCTGGCCACCCGTGAACTCGGGCAGGTGACCGGCGCGCTGAGCTATCGCAATCTCGACGACGAACCGGACTTCGCGGGCATCAACACCTCCACGGAGTTCCTGGCCAAGGTGATCGCCGACCGGCTGGCCGAGCGGGTGCACGCCGGGGCGCTGGGCGAGGGCGCCCGGGGCCTCGCGGGGCTGACGGTCACGCTGCACGAGTCGCATATCGCCTGGGCCAGTTATGAGCGTGCCCTGTGA
- a CDS encoding UPF0158 family protein: protein MGAGMTGAWSDHDVTALRAACYAADGRALIELLRTRDAEPVIQQCGDALTAAVIRGVPAAVETAVRCSAALRVRSWEGDEVLADQLDTAISGTAPALRPLAVGLEELSGLLEGDPAWGGGWVDLNTGECRPMRADFEEPRGEGEPEDTERWLHVACAGSHDAYRDMEDFIAVLDDLSLADALATAIRGRGAFRRFKDVLAASPAEQRRYWLFSAERQHGRARAWLADYDYRPTPRAGSSRARSTPHFLGWS, encoded by the coding sequence GTGGGCGCGGGCATGACCGGTGCCTGGAGTGACCACGACGTGACGGCCCTCCGCGCCGCCTGCTACGCGGCGGACGGCAGGGCCCTCATCGAACTGCTGCGCACACGGGATGCGGAGCCGGTGATCCAACAATGCGGAGACGCACTGACCGCCGCCGTTATCCGGGGTGTGCCGGCCGCTGTGGAAACGGCGGTCCGGTGCTCGGCGGCGCTGCGGGTGCGGAGTTGGGAAGGCGATGAGGTACTGGCAGATCAGCTTGATACTGCGATCAGTGGCACTGCCCCTGCCCTGCGCCCGTTGGCCGTTGGTCTGGAGGAGCTTTCCGGCCTGCTGGAGGGCGATCCGGCCTGGGGCGGTGGCTGGGTCGACCTCAACACTGGCGAGTGCCGGCCGATGAGGGCGGACTTTGAGGAACCCCGGGGTGAAGGAGAGCCGGAGGACACCGAGCGGTGGCTGCATGTGGCCTGCGCGGGGTCACACGACGCTTACCGGGACATGGAGGACTTCATCGCCGTACTCGACGACCTGAGCCTCGCCGACGCCTTGGCCACCGCGATCAGGGGCCGGGGGGCGTTCCGCCGTTTCAAGGACGTACTGGCCGCCTCACCGGCCGAGCAGCGCCGTTACTGGTTGTTCAGCGCGGAACGCCAGCATGGCCGGGCCCGGGCCTGGCTAGCCGATTACGACTACCGGCCTACACCACGTGCGGGGTCCAGCCGGGCCCGGTCCACACCGCACTTCCTGGGGTGGTCGTGA
- a CDS encoding zinc-binding alcohol dehydrogenase, translating into MERVARAFWLRSPGHGEIREVALPEPADGEVVVRTLYSGVSRGTETLVFRGEVPESQHSAMRAPFQEGTFPAPVKYGYLSVGEVERGPRELLGRTVFCLYPHQTRYVVPASAVTVVPENVPAARAVLAGTVETAVNAAWDAAPLLGDRIAVVGAGMVGASVAAVLARYPAVRVQLVDADPARAGVAAALGVEFALPEDAADGCDLVVHASATEAGLARSLELLAPEGTVVELSWYGDRRISLPLGEAFHSRRLTVRSSQVGTVSPNRGPRRGYADRLALALELLADSSFDALVSGECAFEELPRVLPGLASGELPGLCHRVLYGP; encoded by the coding sequence ATGGAGCGCGTCGCCCGCGCCTTCTGGCTCCGCTCCCCCGGCCACGGCGAGATACGGGAGGTGGCGCTGCCCGAGCCCGCCGACGGCGAGGTGGTGGTGCGCACCCTGTACTCCGGTGTGAGCCGCGGTACGGAGACCCTGGTGTTCCGGGGCGAGGTCCCGGAGAGCCAGCACTCCGCGATGCGCGCGCCGTTCCAGGAGGGCACTTTTCCGGCGCCGGTGAAGTACGGCTATCTCAGCGTCGGTGAGGTGGAGCGGGGGCCCCGGGAGCTGCTGGGGCGGACGGTGTTCTGTCTGTATCCGCATCAGACCCGCTATGTGGTCCCGGCGAGCGCGGTGACCGTGGTGCCGGAGAACGTGCCCGCCGCGCGGGCGGTGCTGGCCGGGACGGTGGAGACCGCGGTGAACGCCGCGTGGGACGCCGCGCCGCTGCTCGGCGACCGGATCGCGGTGGTGGGGGCCGGGATGGTGGGGGCGAGTGTCGCCGCCGTGCTCGCCCGCTATCCGGCCGTACGGGTGCAGCTGGTGGACGCGGATCCGGCGCGCGCCGGTGTCGCGGCGGCGCTCGGGGTGGAGTTCGCGCTGCCCGAGGACGCGGCGGACGGCTGCGATCTTGTGGTGCACGCCAGCGCCACCGAGGCCGGGCTCGCCCGCTCGCTGGAACTGCTCGCCCCGGAGGGCACCGTGGTGGAGCTGAGCTGGTACGGCGACCGGCGGATCAGCCTGCCGCTCGGCGAGGCGTTCCACTCGCGGCGGCTGACCGTGCGCAGCAGCCAGGTGGGCACGGTGTCGCCGAACCGGGGCCCCCGCCGCGGCTACGCCGACCGGCTGGCGCTGGCGCTCGAGCTGCTGGCCGACTCCTCCTTCGACGCGCTGGTGAGCGGGGAATGCGCCTTCGAGGAGCTGCCGCGGGTGTTGCCGGGGCTTGCTTCGGGTGAGCTCCCGGGGCTGTGCCACCGTGTGCTGTACGGGCCCTGA
- a CDS encoding M20/M25/M40 family metallo-hydrolase, whose translation MSESLSDATTAGAVRGEDEVVDLCRDLIRIDTSNYGDHSGPGERLAAEYVAEKLAEVGLEPKIFESHKGRASTVARIEGEDPSRPALLIHGHTDVVPANAEDWAYHPFSGEIVDGCVWGRGAVDMKDMDAMTLAVVRERLRSGRKPPRDIVLAFLADEEAGGVYGARHLVNEHPELFEGVTEAIGEVGGFSFTVNEDLRLYLIETAQKGMHWMRLTVDGTAGHGSMTNNDNAITELAEAVGRLGRHKFPVRVTKTVRSFLDELSDALGTPLDPENMEETLAKLGGIAKIIGATLQNTAAPTMLGAGYKVNVIPGQATAHVDGRFLPGYEDEFLADLDRILGPRVKREDVHADKALETSFDGALVDAMQSALKAEDPIARAVPYCLSGGTDAKSFDDLGIRCFGFAPLRLPPELDFAGMFHGVDERVPVDGLKFGVRVLDRFLDAC comes from the coding sequence GTGAGTGAGTCGCTTTCGGACGCGACGACGGCCGGTGCGGTCAGGGGCGAGGACGAGGTCGTCGACCTCTGCCGTGATCTGATCCGCATCGACACCAGTAACTACGGTGACCACTCCGGCCCCGGCGAGCGCCTGGCCGCCGAGTACGTGGCCGAGAAGCTGGCCGAGGTGGGGCTCGAGCCCAAGATCTTCGAGTCGCACAAGGGCCGGGCCTCGACGGTGGCGCGGATCGAGGGTGAGGACCCCTCCCGCCCGGCGCTGCTCATCCACGGCCACACCGATGTCGTCCCGGCCAACGCCGAGGACTGGGCCTACCACCCCTTCTCCGGGGAGATCGTGGACGGCTGTGTCTGGGGCCGCGGCGCGGTCGACATGAAGGACATGGACGCGATGACGCTCGCGGTCGTACGGGAGCGACTGCGCAGCGGCCGCAAGCCCCCGCGCGACATCGTGCTGGCCTTCCTCGCCGACGAGGAGGCGGGCGGGGTGTACGGGGCGCGGCATCTGGTCAATGAGCACCCCGAGCTGTTCGAGGGCGTGACGGAGGCGATCGGCGAGGTCGGCGGCTTCTCGTTCACCGTCAACGAGGATCTGCGGCTGTATCTCATCGAGACCGCCCAGAAGGGCATGCACTGGATGAGGCTCACGGTGGACGGCACCGCGGGGCACGGCTCGATGACCAACAACGACAACGCGATCACGGAGCTGGCGGAGGCGGTCGGCCGGCTCGGGCGGCACAAGTTCCCGGTGCGGGTGACCAAGACCGTGCGGTCCTTCCTGGACGAGCTGTCCGACGCGCTCGGCACCCCGCTCGACCCCGAGAACATGGAGGAGACGCTCGCCAAGCTGGGCGGCATCGCGAAGATCATTGGGGCGACGCTGCAGAACACGGCCGCGCCGACGATGCTCGGCGCCGGGTACAAGGTCAATGTGATCCCGGGGCAGGCCACCGCCCATGTCGACGGACGCTTCCTGCCGGGGTACGAGGACGAGTTCCTCGCCGACCTCGACCGCATCCTCGGCCCGCGGGTCAAGCGCGAGGACGTGCACGCGGACAAGGCGCTGGAGACCAGCTTCGACGGGGCGCTGGTCGACGCCATGCAGTCGGCGCTGAAGGCGGAGGACCCGATCGCCCGCGCCGTGCCGTACTGCCTCTCGGGCGGTACGGACGCCAAGTCCTTCGACGACCTCGGCATCCGCTGCTTCGGTTTCGCACCGCTGCGGCTGCCGCCGGAGCTGGACTTCGCCGGGATGTTCCACGGGGTCGACGAACGGGTGCCGGTGGACGGGCTGAAGTTCGGCGTGAGGGTGCTGGATCGGTTCCTGGACGCCTGCTGA
- a CDS encoding recombinase family protein: protein MSWIFTQRLARHSMARIARALNGAGIPCPSAADPGRNPHRNGQRWVLPTVRAILANPRYTGRQVWNRQRTDHDLIDAANTTLGHRDVMRWNTPADWIISAQPAHPALVSEADFIAVQHLRTARETAPGRIYLLAGLLRCGACGRRMESHWARRRPAYRCRHGHTSATGPMPGRTPNAYVREDQVLPHLSALLLRRTHHGPDGAEPMALIASAAPLSSADAVAHLRSEAISLIYDPVARSLTADTPRAERITIS from the coding sequence GTGTCCTGGATCTTCACCCAGCGTCTGGCCCGGCACAGCATGGCGCGCATCGCCCGTGCTCTGAACGGTGCCGGTATCCCTTGCCCGTCCGCTGCCGACCCCGGACGCAACCCGCACCGGAACGGTCAGCGCTGGGTGCTGCCCACGGTGCGGGCCATCCTGGCCAACCCCCGCTACACCGGCCGTCAGGTCTGGAACCGTCAGCGCACCGACCACGACCTGATCGACGCGGCCAACACCACTCTCGGGCACCGCGACGTGATGCGGTGGAACACCCCTGCCGACTGGATCATCTCGGCCCAGCCCGCGCACCCGGCGCTGGTCAGTGAGGCCGACTTCATCGCCGTTCAGCACCTCCGCACCGCCCGGGAGACGGCTCCCGGCCGCATTTATCTCCTGGCGGGGCTGCTGCGCTGCGGCGCCTGCGGGCGCCGGATGGAATCCCACTGGGCTCGCCGTCGCCCTGCCTACCGGTGCCGCCACGGCCACACCAGCGCCACCGGGCCCATGCCCGGCCGCACTCCCAACGCCTACGTGCGCGAGGACCAAGTCTTACCGCACTTGTCCGCACTGCTCCTCCGCCGCACGCACCACGGCCCGGACGGAGCCGAGCCGATGGCCCTGATCGCGAGTGCAGCGCCGCTCTCGTCGGCCGACGCTGTCGCGCACCTCCGCAGTGAGGCGATCTCGCTGATCTATGACCCCGTGGCCAGATCCCTGACCGCGGACACCCCACGAGCAGAAAGGATCACGATCAGCTGA